A window of Salmo trutta chromosome 5, fSalTru1.1, whole genome shotgun sequence contains these coding sequences:
- the LOC115194815 gene encoding high mobility group protein B2 — MVKGDINKPKGKTSAYAFFVQTCREEQKIKHPDQSVNFAEFSKQCSERWRASTATDKRRFEDMAKNDKVRYERDMRVYVPPKGMAKSGRKKKDPNAPKRPPSAFFVFSAEFRPTVKQEFPGCSIGECAKKLGIMWGQQTPTQKQPFEEKALRLREKYDKDMAAYRSGANVKRVPMRPGPGGSSGMMPHAMAGGDDEDDDDLEDDDDEDDDDDE; from the exons ATGGTGAAAGGGGACATTAATAAACCGAAAGGCAAGACGTCAGCCTACGCCTTCTTCGTCCAGACCTGCCGGGAGGAGCAGAAGATTAAACACCCCGACCAGTCGGTCAACTTCGCAGAGTTCTCCAAGCAGTGttcagagagatggagg GCTTCCACTGCGACTGACAAGCGTCGTTTTGAGGACATGGCGAAGAACGACAAGGTGCGTTATGAGAGGGACATGAGGGTGTACGTCCCCCCCAAGGGGATGGCCAAGAGCGGCAGGAAGAAGAAGGACCCCAACGCACCAAAACGACCCCC GTCTGCCTTTTTCGTGTTCTCAGCAGAGTTCCGTCCGACGGTCAAACAGGAGTTCCCAG gcTGTTCTATAGGAGAGTGTGCTAAGAAGCTGGGGATCATGTGGGGTCAACAGACTCCGACCCAGAAACAGCCGTTTGAAGAGAAGGCTCTCCGACTGAGGGAGAAATACGACAAG gaTATGGCTGCATACCGTTCCGGTGCGAACGTTAAGCGGGTGCCGATGCGACCCGGTCCCGGTGGTTCGTCCGGTATGATGCCCCACGCCATGGCCGGTGGGGACGACGAGGACGACGACGACCTGGAGGACGACGATGACGAGGACGACGACGATGATGAGTAA